One Strix uralensis isolate ZFMK-TIS-50842 chromosome 9, bStrUra1, whole genome shotgun sequence DNA segment encodes these proteins:
- the POLR2H gene encoding DNA-directed RNA polymerases I, II, and III subunit RPABC3 isoform X1 translates to MAGILFEDIFDVKDIDPEGKKFDRVSRLHCESESFKMDLILDVNIQIYPVDLGDKFRLVIASTLYEDGTLDDGEYNPTDDRPSRADQFEYVMYGKVYRIEGDETSTEAATRLSAYVSYGGLLMRLQGDANNLHGFEVDSRVYLLMKKLAF, encoded by the exons atggCCGGGATCCTCTTCGAGGACATCTTCGACGTGAAGGACATCGACCCCGAGGGCAAGAAGTTCGATCGTG tgtctcgtctgcactgtgaaagtgAATCCTTCAAGATGGACCTCATTCTGGACGTGAACATCCAGATCTACCCTGTGGACCTTG GGGACAAATTCCGCCTGGTCATCGCCAGCACCTTGTACGAAGACGGCACCCTGGATGACGGCGAGTATAACCCCACGGACGACAGGCCGTCCAG GGCAGACCAGTTTGAGTACGTGATGTATGGCAAGGTGTACAGGATCGAAGGGGATGAGACCTCCACGGAGGCAGCCACGCGCCT ctctgcctaCGTGTCCTATGGGGGGCTGCTCATGCGACTGCAGGGAGATGCAAACAACCTGCATGGGTTTGAAGTGGACTCTCGAGTTTACCTGCTGATGAAGAAGCTGGCCTTCTAG
- the THPO gene encoding thrombopoietin gives MQGRSPQLSMELNRLLLLTSFLLHIEEGHASPTRLVCDNRLIQKYIGEAKDMEKRAGQCHALPALSCPAVLPLVDFRLQQWKSKSNETKRQEILCDLALLVGAVAGAQRQVTQECGAMQLSQLYHHASSFLLLLQTFSWEAGPSEPGCSPRSMEQTHVTSIFLTYRQLVQGKLRFFFHDLAKDLCNQGQGGGRNPQCGGR, from the exons ATGCAGGGCCGAAGCCCCCAGCTGAGCATGGAGCTGAACA ggctgctcctcctCACATCCTTCCTCCTGCACATAGAAGAGGGCCATGCCAGCCCAACACGGCTGGTCTGCGACAACAGACTCATCCAGAAGTACATTGGGGAGGCCAAGGACATGGAGAAGAGAGCG GGTCAGTGCCATGCACTGCCCGCACTCAGCTGCCCCGCGGTGCTGCCCTTGGTGGACTTCAGGCTCCAGCAGTGGAAATCCAAATCg AACGAGACCAAGCGGCAGGAGATCCTCTGCGACCTGGCACTGCTGGTGGGTGCCGTGGCAGGGGCCCAGCGCCAGGTGACCCAGGAGTGCGGGGCCATGCAGCTCAGCCAGCTTTACCACCAtgccagctccttcctcctcctcctgcagacCTTCAGCTGGGAG GCAGGGCCCTCGGAGCCAGGCTGTTCCCCACGCTCCATGGAGCAGACCCATGTCACCAGCATCTTCCTCACCTACCGGCAGTTGGTGCAGGGCAAGCTGCGCTTCTTCTTCCACGACCTGGCCAAGGACTTGTGCAACCAAGGCCAGGGGGGTGGCAGAAACCCTCAGTGCGGGGGCCGGTGA
- the POLR2H gene encoding DNA-directed RNA polymerases I, II, and III subunit RPABC3 isoform X2 produces MAGILFEDIFDVKDIDPEGKKFDRVSRLHCESESFKMDLILDVNIQIYPVDLALPTCPMGGCSCDCREMQTTCMGLKWTLEFTC; encoded by the exons atggCCGGGATCCTCTTCGAGGACATCTTCGACGTGAAGGACATCGACCCCGAGGGCAAGAAGTTCGATCGTG tgtctcgtctgcactgtgaaagtgAATCCTTCAAGATGGACCTCATTCTGGACGTGAACATCCAGATCTACCCTGTGGACCTTG ctctgcctaCGTGTCCTATGGGGGGCTGCTCATGCGACTGCAGGGAGATGCAAACAACCTGCATGGGTTTGAAGTGGACTCTCGAGTTTACCTGCTGA